One genomic segment of Methanothermococcus okinawensis IH1 includes these proteins:
- the hypB gene encoding hydrogenase nickel incorporation protein HypB, producing MHFVSVLDIGKDLLKANKKHADKNRKLLNKHNVVAFDFMGATGSGKTLLIEKLIDNLKDKYNIGCIAGDVVAKYDAGRMKKHNVQVMPLNTGKECHLDAHLVGHALPDLDLDNIDILFIENVGNLICPADFDLGTHKRIVVVSVTEGDDTVEKHPMIFKTADLTIINKVDISDAVGADPLKMKKDAELLNENMDVLLTSVKNDEGIDKVIEFIEKTRDEVINNNK from the coding sequence GTATTGGATATAGGAAAAGATTTACTTAAAGCCAACAAAAAACATGCAGATAAAAATAGAAAATTGTTAAATAAACACAATGTCGTTGCATTTGATTTTATGGGAGCAACAGGGAGTGGAAAAACCCTACTTATAGAAAAATTGATAGATAATTTAAAGGATAAATATAATATAGGCTGTATTGCAGGGGATGTGGTAGCAAAATATGATGCAGGAAGGATGAAAAAACACAATGTTCAGGTTATGCCATTAAATACTGGAAAAGAATGTCATTTGGATGCACATTTGGTTGGACATGCCTTACCAGACTTAGATTTAGACAATATTGATATATTATTTATAGAAAATGTTGGAAATTTAATATGTCCTGCTGATTTTGATTTAGGGACCCATAAAAGAATAGTAGTAGTTAGCGTTACAGAAGGGGACGATACCGTTGAAAAGCATCCTATGATATTCAAAACCGCAGATTTAACTATTATAAATAAAGTGGATATTTCAGATGCTGTTGGTGCAGACCCATTAAAAATGAAAAAAGATGCCGAGCTCCTAAATGAAAATATGGATGTGCTATTAACATCCGTAAAAAATGATGAAGGTATCGATAAAGTCATAGAATTCATTGAAAAAACAAGGGATGAAGTAATAAATAATAATAAATAA